In the genome of Raphanus sativus cultivar WK10039 chromosome 9, ASM80110v3, whole genome shotgun sequence, the window ctcaGCGACTTCCATCTTTAGGGCTATGCAATCCTCCGTAGTATGGCCATGATTACTATGGAACTCGCACCATCGCTTGGGATTTCGATTAGCCTCCGCGGCCTTCATCTTAGGAGGCCACTTAACTTGAGGACCCATTTGTCGTAAGAAACCGATCTGCTCCGGTTTGGTTATCGCGAGATGGGAGATATCAGGCCAAGTAGACACCATCATCCCTTCGGATCTAGGCAAAGGTCGATGCTGATACATGCCCCTATTCGGGTTGCTAGTCTCCCTTGCGGACTTAGAGTAAGAAGACTTGTCGCGGTCACTCCTTGCAGGTTTTGATGGCTTCTGATCATACTTCGGACCGGCTTTAGCCCTACtagcaacatcttcttcccatcttacttgagcccaaTCACGGGAGAGCACGTCTTCCATAATCGTGCACTTATATTTGGTCAGCTCCTTGTAAAGGTCTCCCTCTGGAAGTAGACCCCTCTTGAAGGCTGAGATGGCCATATCAGCGTTGCACTCATGAGTAGCCACATTTGCCTGGTTGAAGCGAGCTATGTAAGAACGAAGGGGCtcattcctatgctggaggatcTCGTAGAGATCATCCAAATTCTTCTCTAGATCACGGCTGCTAGCGAACTGTTCCACGAACTTATCGCTAAAGGCCGCAAAGGAGTTGATGGATTTGGTGGGCAGGTTGATATACCACTGAAGAGCGGGTCGGTCAAGGTTGATCCGAATcctttgcacatggtagctttCCGTGCATCCCGAgggattgctactgctagcatgcgttgcttgtactgagcAATGTGATTGTCGGGATCCCCAATACCTTCGTACATCTTTATGCTTGGGAAAGAGCACTTTTGCGGCATCTCCACtgaagcaatctcttccacgaaaggtgtatcggagtaggacccCTGATTGCTTCTTCGAATAGGAGGAGCTGcccctgggagcctttctaccatagattgaatggtgccgAACCTTTCGGAGACCACTCTTTCTAAATAGGCTGCTAGGGCTGGATCTGAGATCTCGGGATCGTCGGGTGAATACTCCTCGTCCTCCATATCGGAATCGCTATCTACTTGTACTCGGGTCCTATCATTCGCGGCTCCTCGGCTCTCGGGTTTGTCTTCGGTTGAGGCGGGTCGACGAGGTACCTCTTCACTGTGTCGCGGCGTGTAGAGTGAAGCCATGAGTCGTACCTTAGTCcggaaccgctttcgcttgttgctagcttcaccgagggtatggttctcttgtcggaggacaagattctatgcctctatggcgtctagcttctcgctttgctgtagttgcttggagtgctctccaagttggtcttttaAGGTTTGAACTTCGAGGAGAAGTTTGGGACCTCCGGGTGTtgtctcccgagctttgtgaagatcggtgATCTGACTCTGAAGAGACTCAAGCTTGTTGAGGAGCTCGATCTCTCTCGGAGTCATCTCCGTCTGGTTAGCGTCGTCCTCTAAtgccatcgtcacgtagttggatcactTTCCTCtctctagcgccaaactgttagggtatttttgtgtaggatcgttttagtactacggaacactagagaaCTTATATGAAAGAGTTGTAAATCGAGAggaaagagatgttattgagttattgatcgggactacaacgttttgtggtgtatgaaccctagttctagccgcctaaactctaatctctatgTCTCGAAGTgccgatcccttattctagggtttgggctccccttttatagttgtagatgtcggcttcaagtaatagaactcttccataatccgaaaaatggaagttttcccttaggtagaaaacttatattttgctccaaggggtcggtccgatctaggggtcGGACCTAAGGTAGGGGTAGATCCCTGGtatcttcttgagcaagggtccggaagtcggGGACCTAGCCAGAAGCTAGAGAAAACtcatgtctggatatttttccccaacaagAATGGCCGTTCGacgtcaaaaaaaagaaagaaattacGTCGACGTTGAAAACAAAAGCTATCATAAAATTTGACTAATCATAGGAAGTTAAAAACAACGTTATTACATGTTTCCGATATAATAGTGTTTAGAAAAATGATATCATATAGGGGAGACCTAGTATAGCTCGAGCAGACATAGCGGTTTCAATTATAGCTGTTTATAGCTACAAAAGAATATTATAGCTGTTTTCTTGTGCTaagaaaaaacttttttttcttgtagtgcaacCCATAACAAACAAAATTTGTTCACAAACAAAGTCAATCTATGAAACGTAGACAAGTCAATAACTGTATTCTTTCAATCGGTTCACATAATGAGTCAACAAATAATGACGACACTATTTTCTTAACAATCAAACATGCAAAGAGGAACCCGAGGAAGACAAACACATAACAACAAAACCCTTTTCACTTGAACAACATGCAAAGATAAAGGTTGTCTAGGATTATCCACAGGAGGACATAGCAGTAGAAAGGTTCTTCTTTACGAGAAATCTGAACCAGAAAGTTTCGAGAAAGGATTCGACTTTGCTTCAGTGATCTGGTAGAATCTTTGGAGTGAAACGAAGGGTTTCAAATGGAGAAGACTCGATTGTCGCTGGTCACCGGTCTCGTGTTGTCTTCACGGAGAGAAGAGACAAAAGTTGCGTTGTGTCATGAGAGAGAGACGAAATCGCCTTCTTGGCGTGAGAGAGAGACGAAACCGGGATTTGGTTAGATATTTAGTTAGTTTAATTTGGGTGTTTTAGAAACCACACGCCATCATGCACCGCTCCGAGCCCAAAACAGATCCGGAGGAAGAACCAAGGTGATAGACCCAAGGAAAGGCACTCGTCCGGTAAagttgatatggactctgatccggaaggatagagaactggtgggatgaatggtgacacaatgggatgcggaaaggcccaatgatactaccagacttcgaTCGTTgacggatgtgacgcaccggtccaacaaaagaAGGATCGAGATTTGGAGATAAAATCACAAAGAAACTTAAGAAATGTTATAAGcaaagaacaaagagaaaaactcataaaaggagaaaacaatctgattttatttcattgcagagattacatatttataaggtttataGTCAAAGAAATACTTAATGAAAGCACAGAAAATAATGCCTAGAAAATACAATATTTGACTAGATAATTATTAATGAGTCAAATGTGCGGAAAATGATATAGTCTTGGTCAAGGTTGCGGAAACTGATGAAGACCAGTCAAAGTGGCGAATTTGAGACAGTCTTGGTGAAGGGTGCGGACTCTGATGTAGATTGGTCAAGATTCATCCAAGCGTCCAAGTGCATCCATGATGATCGGGTCCATCGCGGtaagtaggggtgggcacttcgattattttatcggttcggttcgggtttggttcggtttggttaattgGGTTCAATGATTTATCCAACCAAAGTAAACCATAgttagttcggtttggatcggtttcggttcggtttgaactcagttcggtttgaattcggttcggttttaaaACACAAACGCATGGTCATAAAATCATCGTGTTGAcgattataaaaaactaaattatgttgACTAAATTCATTATAAAACCGAAAAAACTTTTagaaacacaaaacatttataagagcacaatcaaatcaaagttaactataataaatagaaaattaaaaaaacatcattaataatacctctacaaaataaactatgtaaattaaatataatgtaaaactgaaacaaaaactttaacaaattataaacatcaaacaaaaattaactaaagtaaataaaaaactaaaaaaaaaatccttaataaaattaacaataactTTAAACTTAGCATTTTAGTATATTGTAGTATATTGCTAATATGCACATTACCGAACCCATAACCAATGTGCATATTAgcaatatacaatatactaaaatgCTAAGTTTAAagttattgttaattttattaaggattttttttttag includes:
- the LOC130500119 gene encoding uncharacterized protein LOC130500119; amino-acid sequence: MASLYTPRHSEEVPRRPASTEDKPESRGAANDRTRVQVDSDSDMEDEEYSPDDPEISDPALAAYLERVVSERFGTIQSMVERLPGAAPPIRRSNQGSYSDTPFVEEIASVEMPQKCSFPSIKMYEGIGDPDNHIAQYKQRMLAVAIPRDARKATIDKFVEQFASSRDLEKNLDDLYEILQHRNEPLRSYIARFNQANVATHECNADMAISAFKRGLLPEGDLYKELTKYKCTIMEDVLSRDWAQVRWEEDVASRAKAGPKYDQKPSKPARSDRDKSSYSKSARETSNPNRGMYQHRPLPRSEGMMVSTWPDISHLAITKPEQIGFLRQMGPQVKWPPKMKAAEANRNPKRWCEFHSNHGHTTEDCIALKMEVAELLKKGSSLPIEAAPALPPQQDRVIHVITGGSERILVDNGSSSNIIFYSAFADLGLEPAALTRKATPLVGFSGEVKQTLGEVLLPVYAEGVNEATKFLVVDCPSSYNVILGRPWIHDMGAVPSTLHQLVKFPTPWGIRAVKLPLREDYP